In Oreochromis aureus strain Israel breed Guangdong linkage group 15, ZZ_aureus, whole genome shotgun sequence, a single genomic region encodes these proteins:
- the insm1a gene encoding insulinoma-associated protein 1a: MPRGFLVKRNKKTNPVSYRVRSEDEETEQTAADAPPLLPPSSSSSSAPLVSIPVRARTPTPTCGAAATAPEPDAKPVQFGNPEAVYQALYSPTRPVSHEHDRSYSEARFSLGSPVSAESFPTPAAITALDHLFAPVDLKIGSSNSSRPESSSSSAGTLPAAATGGSKRCANDAERKGKPPSKKTKAIRKLHFEDDVTTSPVLGLKIKEAPVDQKPPRAPPAGGDHVPLGEFVCQLCREAYADPFALAQHKCSRIVRVEYRCPECDKVFSCPANLASHRRWHKPKPQNTPSDKVSASKTASDEAKDSSDRDTPSPEPSESGSEDGLYDCSQCGKRFKRQAYLRKHLASQHGSPKAAEEEDTAACEQSAAPLNLSASCCHLCPVCGENFTSRGSQERHIRLLHSSQVYSCKYCPAVFYSSPGLTRHINKCHPSENRQVILLQMPLRPAC; encoded by the coding sequence ATGCCCAGAGGATTCCTGGTAAAAAGGAACAAGAAAACCAACCCGGTGTCCTACCGGGTCCGCTCTGAGGACGAAGAAACGGAGCAAACAGCGGCAGATGCTCCGCCGCTGCTGccgccctcctcctcctcctcttcagcgCCTCTTGTCTCCATCCCGGTGCGCGCGCGGACGCCTACGCCCACCTGCGGGGCGGCGGCCACGGCTCCGGAGCCGGATGCTAAGCCCGTGCAGTTTGGGAACCCGGAGGCGGTGTATCAGGCCCTGTACAGCCCCACCCGCCCCGTCAGCCACGAGCACGACCGCTCCTACTCCGAGGCCCGCTTCAGCCTCGGCTCGCCGGTTTCCGCGGAGTCTTTCCCCACACCGGCAGCCATCACCGCCCTGGATCACCTCTTCGCCCCGGTGGACCTGAAGATCGGCTCCAGCAACAGCAGCCGCCCCGAGAGCAGCTCGTCATCCGCCGGGACGCTCCCCGCCGCTGCAACCGGCGGCTCCAAGCGCTGCGCCAACGACGCCGAGCGCAAAGGCAAGCCGCCGTCCAAGAAAACCAAAGCCATCCGCAAACTGCACTTTGAGGATGATGTCACTACGTCTCCGGTTCTCGGGCTGAAGATTAAAGAGGCACCGGTGGACCAGAAACCTCCCCGAGCGCCACCGGCCGGAGGAGACCACGTCCCGCTGGGGGAGTTTGTGTGCCAGCTGTGCCGGGAGGCGTACGCAGACCCGTTCGCTTTGGCGCAGCACAAATGCTCCAGGATAGTCCGGGTTGAGTATCGGTGTCCCGAGTGTGACAAGGTGTTCAGCTGCCCGGCCAACCTCGCCTCCCATCGGCGCTGGCACAAACCGAAGCCACAAAATACGCCGAGCGACAAGGTGTCCGCGTCGAAGACGGCCTCGGATGAAGCAAAGGATTCTAGTGACAGGGACACACCCAGCCCCGAGCCGTCCGAGTCTGGTTCAGAGGACGGACTGTACGACTGCAGTCAGTGCGGGAAGAGGTTTAAGCGCCAAGCCTACCTGCGGAAACACCTGGCGTCGCAGCACGGGTCCCCAAAAGCGGCGGAGGAAGAGGACACGGCGGCCTGCGAGCAGAGCGCGGCGCCGCTCAACCTGAGCGCCTCCTGCTGCCACCTGTGCCCCGTGTGTGGGGAGAACTTCACCAGCAGAGGCAGCCAGGAGCGGCACATCCGCCTGCTGCATTCCTCACAGGTGTACTCGTGCAAATACTGCCCCGCAGTCTTCTACAGCTCCCCGGGACTCACGAGGCACATCAACAAATGCCACCCGTCCGAGAACCGGCAGGTGATCCTGCTGCAGATGCCGCTCCGCCCCGCCTGCTGA